GCCGATCCGGTCCGACAGGTGGCCCGCCAGCGGCACCAGGAAGAACTCGACTACGGAGAATGCCAGGATTGCGTTGAGTAACAACTCCCGTGGGAGTTTTAACCGTTCAACCCCGTAGGCGAAGATGAAAGCGGTGAAGATGTAGAATGGCGTTTGTTCTGTCAGGCGCGCCAGGGCCGATAGAATGATTGATCCCGGCTGCCGCTTAACGACCTCGAGAACGGGAGCCTTCTCGAGTTTCTTCTCCTCAACCAGCCTCGAGAAAGTCGGTGTCTCCGCTATGCCCAGCCGGATCCAGAGCCCGATCACGACAAGAACGCCGCTCAGCAGAAAGGGCATCCGCCATCCCCACTCGAAGAAATGATTTCCGGAGATGGCGCTGAAGATCAGTACCGCCAGGTTAGACAGGAACAAGCCCGAGGGAACGCCGAACTGCGGCCAGGAAGCGATAAATCCCCGGTTGCCGAAACTTTTGGTCCACTCCATGGCAAGCAGAACTGAACCGCCCCATTCTCCGCCGACGCCCACCCCCTGAATGAAACGCAGCGCGGTAAGGATGACGGCGCCCCAGATGCCTACCTGTGAATAGTTCGGCACGAAGGCGACCAGCAACGTCGCAATCCCCATCAGCAGGAGCGTGGAGACCAGCGCAGCCTTGCGCCCGATCCGGTCGCCGTAATGCCCGAAGATTGCTGCGCCGATCGGACGCGCCACGAAGCCGACGGCGTAAATCAAGAACGCTTGCAGGGTACCGACCAGCGGATCGGACTTCGGAAAGAACTCTTTTGCAAAAACCAGTCCGGTGACTGTGCTGTAGAGGAAGAAATCATAC
This genomic window from Verrucomicrobiota bacterium contains:
- a CDS encoding MHS family MFS transporter, yielding MATANPLPQADATYRRMLVRAVIASTVGTAIEWYDFFLYSTVTGLVFAKEFFPKSDPLVGTLQAFLIYAVGFVARPIGAAIFGHYGDRIGRKAALVSTLLLMGIATLLVAFVPNYSQVGIWGAVILTALRFIQGVGVGGEWGGSVLLAMEWTKSFGNRGFIASWPQFGVPSGLFLSNLAVLIFSAISGNHFFEWGWRMPFLLSGVLVVIGLWIRLGIAETPTFSRLVEEKKLEKAPVLEVVKRQPGSIILSALARLTEQTPFYIFTAFIFAYGVERLKLPRELLLNAILAFSVVEFFLVPLAGHLSDRIGRKRMYLIGAGLNVVVSFLFFWLLGLATPASVFAAVLLGALAHSAVYGPQAALIAEQFTPRLRYSGASIGYQLASIIAGGPAPLIAAWLLATYKSGTAIAVYLAGCALVAFVAVVFMKDYSGEDVSREYGLRGDMPSAGNPGRPR